In the Cryptococcus neoformans var. neoformans JEC21 chromosome 1, complete sequence genome, one interval contains:
- a CDS encoding porphobilinogen synthase, putative yields the protein MSHQRTAHFQVPPLQISSVLHGGIHHPTLRTWQANGRNLTKSMLIYPIFISDDPDAEQEVATLPGQKRWGINKLEAFLKPLVEKGLKSVILFGVPVTMEKDPRGSAADDESTPVIQALKLLTNVFPQLMLCVDVCLCEYTSHGHCGILSSLPNPAHSNAPTLDAEASAQRIAEVAVAYAKAGAHCVAPSDMMDGRIRAIKYGLMQVGLANRCALMSYSAKFASGLYGPFRDAAGSAPSFGNRKCYQLPPNARSLARRAIQRDASEGADILMVKPALPYLDIISDCAQYAPDHPTACYQVSGEYAMVVAGAEKGIYDLREMAFETTESMVRAGASIILTYFTPQFLDWLDE from the exons ATGTCACATCAGCGCACAGCCCATTTCCAGGTGCCACCTCTCCAGATATC CTCCGTCCTCCACGGCGGTATCCATCATCCTACTCTCAGAACATGGCAGGCCAACGGGCGGAACCTCACAAAGTCTATGCTTATCTAccccatcttcatctccgaCGACCCTGACGCTGAACAAGAAGTTGCAACTTTACCAGGGCAGAAGCGATGGGGTATCAACAAGCTCGAAGCGTTCTTGAAGCCCTTGGTGGAAAAAGGCTTGAAGAGTGTGATTCTTTTCGGTGTGCCTGTTACTATGGAAAAG GATCCTCGTGGCAGCGCTGCCGATGACGAATCGACCCCTGTCATTCAAGCGCTGAAACTCCTTACCAACGTCTTCCCCCAACTCATGCTTTGTGTCGATGTTTGCCTTTGTGAATATACGTCTCACGGTCACTGTGGCATTCTCTCGTCTCTCCCCAATCCAGCCCACTCCAACGCCCCCACTCTTGACGCGGAGGCTTCAGCTCAGCGTATCGCTGAAGTTGCTGTCGCCTATGCCAAAGCTGGTGCGCACTGTGTGGCACCAAGTGACATGATGGATGGGAGAATACGAGCAATCAAATATGGACTGATGCAAGTCGGATTGGCCAACAGGTGCGCTTTGATGAGCTATTCGGCCAAGTTTGCCAGCGGGTTATACGGACCTTTCCG AGATGCCGCCGGAAGCGCCCCTTCGTTTGGCAACAGAAAATGCTATCAACTCCCTCCGAATGCTCGTAGCCTCGCTAGAAGAGCTATC CAACGAGATGCTAGCGAGGGCGCTGATATCCTCATGGTCAAGCCTGCTCTCCCTTACCTCGACATCATATCAGACTGTGCACAATATGCCCCTGATCATCCCACTGCCTGCTATCAAGTCTCGGGTGAATATGCCATGGTCGTCGCTGGTGCAGAGAAGGGCATCTATGATTTGAGGGAAATGGCGTTCGAAACTACCGAAAGCATGGTTCGCGCAG GAGCCAGCATAATCCTGACATACTTCACTCCTCAGTTCCTTGACTGGCTTGATGAATGA